One Chlamydia sp. DNA window includes the following coding sequences:
- the hemW gene encoding radical SAM family heme chaperone HemW yields MNGKIPLALYIHIPFCSKKCHYCSFYTIPYKEQLITSYCEAVIKEGQKKLASLRSSHYVDTVFFGGGTPSLVPPSHIQDILMALEAHLAREITLEANPENLSQDYLRDLTFTAVNRISIGIQTFNDPLLKLLGRTHNSSKATEAVSLCSQYGFSNVSTDLIYGLPTQSFSDFITDLHQAIALPIQHISIYNLTVDPHTSFYKHRKQILPSIANDDSLAKMALTAEELLESEGFSRYELASYAKNRAASQHNLYYWTDQPFLGLGVSASQYLNGIRSKNFSRISHYLRAAHQNLPTVESMEELPPSEHIKEALALRLRLCKPIPFGIFPQELVNEIINNPSIHSLFTTDHQAFSLNREGRLFHDSIAEEIMASSFSF; encoded by the coding sequence ATGAATGGTAAGATTCCGTTAGCTCTGTACATACACATTCCTTTCTGTTCGAAGAAGTGTCACTACTGTAGTTTTTATACAATTCCCTACAAGGAGCAGCTCATCACCTCTTATTGTGAAGCGGTAATTAAGGAGGGGCAAAAAAAACTTGCCTCTCTACGTTCCTCTCATTATGTCGATACTGTGTTTTTTGGAGGAGGAACACCCTCCCTCGTCCCTCCCTCTCATATTCAAGATATCCTTATGGCATTAGAGGCCCATCTCGCAAGAGAGATCACTCTCGAAGCTAATCCCGAAAACCTTTCTCAAGACTACTTACGTGATCTAACCTTTACTGCGGTCAACCGCATTAGTATTGGCATACAAACATTCAATGACCCTTTGCTCAAGCTTCTTGGGCGCACTCATAATTCCTCCAAAGCCACAGAAGCTGTTTCGCTTTGTTCTCAGTATGGATTCTCAAATGTGTCCACAGACCTCATCTACGGTCTTCCTACACAATCTTTCAGCGATTTCATTACAGACCTTCACCAAGCTATTGCTCTTCCCATCCAACATATTTCGATCTATAACCTTACCGTAGATCCTCACACCTCATTTTATAAACACCGTAAACAAATCCTTCCTTCCATAGCTAATGATGACTCTTTAGCAAAAATGGCTCTAACAGCAGAAGAGCTTTTAGAAAGTGAGGGATTTTCCCGTTACGAGCTTGCTTCTTACGCAAAAAATCGAGCCGCTTCTCAACATAATTTATACTATTGGACAGATCAGCCTTTTTTAGGATTAGGTGTTTCAGCTTCACAATATCTCAACGGTATTCGGTCCAAAAATTTTTCCAGAATTTCCCATTATCTAAGAGCCGCGCATCAAAATCTACCAACCGTGGAATCTATGGAAGAGCTTCCTCCTAGCGAGCACATTAAAGAGGCTCTAGCTCTGCGTCTTCGTCTCTGTAAACCCATTCCTTTTGGCATTTTCCCCCAAGAACTTGTTAATGAGATTATCAACAATCCGTCCATACACTCTCTATTTACAACAGATCACCAGGCATTTTCATTAAATAGAGAAGGACGCCTTTTTCATGATTCTATTGCAGAAGAAATCATGGCCTCTTCTTTTTCATTTTAA
- a CDS encoding SAM-dependent methyltransferase: MTLYLLPNTLGSKRIEDLPASVGEIVRSKIQGLIVESDRGGRLFLSLCKVAEPHKFPLAVMSKNDVSVKACDFYLEPIVKKQEAWGLISDAGLPCIADPGARLVRRARSLKIPVCAVSGPCSITQALMLSGLPGQNFSFHGYLPQNPKERARYLRSCLGKAHTHICIETPYRNPYTFEALLDHLPAHGELCVAIDLMGEQEYVSIRSIASWNQATDLEAVRERLKRVPAIFLFIASF, encoded by the coding sequence ATGACGCTGTATCTTCTTCCCAATACCTTAGGTAGCAAAAGAATAGAGGATCTTCCTGCTTCTGTTGGGGAGATTGTCCGGAGCAAAATTCAAGGATTGATAGTAGAAAGTGATCGAGGAGGGAGACTATTCCTAAGTCTATGTAAGGTAGCGGAGCCACATAAATTCCCTCTCGCTGTGATGAGCAAGAACGATGTTTCCGTTAAGGCCTGTGATTTTTATTTAGAGCCCATTGTTAAAAAACAGGAAGCTTGGGGGCTTATTTCCGATGCAGGCTTGCCGTGTATTGCGGATCCAGGGGCCAGGTTAGTTCGACGGGCTCGATCATTAAAAATACCGGTCTGTGCTGTATCTGGTCCATGTTCGATTACACAAGCATTGATGCTTTCAGGGCTTCCGGGACAAAATTTTTCTTTTCATGGTTATCTTCCCCAGAATCCTAAGGAGAGAGCTCGTTATTTACGTAGTTGTTTAGGGAAGGCGCATACTCACATCTGTATAGAAACTCCTTATCGTAATCCATACACATTTGAAGCATTATTGGATCATCTGCCTGCTCATGGGGAGCTTTGTGTTGCCATTGATCTGATGGGAGAGCAGGAATACGTCTCGATACGGAGTATAGCTAGCTGGAATCAGGCAACAGATCTAGAGGCAGTCCGCGAACGATTGAAGAGGGTGCCGGCTATTTTTTTATTTATAGCTTCTTTTTAA
- a CDS encoding DNA polymerase III subunit delta: MENSQNNVYIESIKDFVHRIESKRFKIIVIGSSSIEDKDIFLELYVAGGRRLVDGQRLIQQELLSWTDNFGLFVSEETIGVYQAEKMSASLQEFIIRYSKNPNPTLSLFLFINKAEFFSSFSEKLSNALCLSLFGEYFAERDSRMAQLLMKRSKEMQIACSLGVAKLFVSKFPQTGVLEILSEFQKLVCQIGDKTCVETSDIQAFVEKKESVSLWKLRDLLLRKDRVTAQTLIQSLVSDSGEDPLAILNFLRSQYLLGLRAITERSKDRKAQIFIVAGEQALLNGLNVFFHTESLIKNHLQDPLLSLETMVERL, encoded by the coding sequence ATGGAGAACAGTCAAAATAACGTTTATATTGAGTCGATTAAAGATTTTGTTCATCGCATTGAAAGTAAGCGTTTTAAGATAATTGTGATCGGTTCGTCATCAATAGAGGATAAAGATATATTCTTAGAACTTTATGTTGCTGGTGGGAGGCGCCTTGTTGATGGACAGCGCCTAATACAACAGGAACTTTTGTCTTGGACAGATAATTTCGGGTTGTTTGTCTCTGAGGAGACTATAGGTGTCTACCAAGCGGAGAAGATGAGTGCTTCTTTACAGGAATTTATAATCCGGTATTCCAAGAACCCGAATCCCACTCTTTCTCTCTTCCTTTTCATTAATAAAGCCGAGTTTTTTTCTTCTTTTTCAGAGAAGTTATCTAACGCTCTTTGTTTATCTCTTTTTGGAGAGTATTTTGCAGAAAGAGACTCTCGTATGGCACAGTTACTCATGAAGCGCTCTAAAGAAATGCAAATCGCTTGCTCCTTAGGAGTTGCTAAGCTTTTTGTTAGTAAGTTTCCTCAGACGGGGGTACTTGAAATACTTAGTGAATTTCAAAAGCTTGTTTGTCAAATTGGAGACAAAACATGTGTAGAAACTTCTGATATCCAAGCATTTGTAGAGAAAAAAGAATCTGTTTCTCTCTGGAAGCTTCGAGATCTTCTCCTTCGTAAAGATCGTGTGACAGCACAAACTTTAATACAATCTTTAGTGTCGGATTCAGGAGAAGATCCGTTAGCGATTCTAAATTTTTTACGAAGTCAGTATTTGTTGGGGCTTCGTGCAATCACAGAACGATCAAAGGACCGAAAGGCGCAGATCTTTATTGTCGCAGGGGAGCAGGCACTTTTGAATGGGCTCAATGTGTTTTTCCATACGGAAAGTTTGATTAAGAATCATCTACAAGATCCGCTTCTTTCTTTAGAAACTATGGTTGAGCGACTATAG
- the hctB gene encoding histone H1-like DNA-binding protein Hc2 encodes MLGVQKKRSTRKTAARKTVVRKPTAKKTTTAKKAPVRKVAAKKTVARKTVVRKLTAKKTTTAKKAPVRKVAAKKTVARKTVATRKLTAKKITIAKKAPVRKVTAKKTVARKTVATRKPTAKKTTIAKKAPVRKVAAKKTVATRKPSVSRTTSTKKTAVAAKAGVCMKKHKHTAACGRTAASGVKVCASTTKRKAHHNRTRTAHSWRQQLMKLVAR; translated from the coding sequence ATGTTGGGAGTACAAAAGAAACGCAGCACAAGAAAGACTGCTGCAAGAAAAACTGTAGTACGTAAGCCTACAGCTAAGAAGACAACAACAGCTAAAAAGGCTCCAGTAAGAAAAGTTGCAGCTAAGAAGACTGTAGCTCGCAAAACTGTAGTACGTAAGCTTACAGCTAAGAAGACAACAACAGCTAAAAAGGCTCCAGTAAGAAAAGTTGCAGCTAAGAAGACTGTAGCTCGCAAAACTGTAGCTACTCGTAAGCTTACAGCTAAGAAGATAACAATAGCTAAAAAGGCTCCAGTAAGAAAAGTTACAGCTAAGAAGACTGTAGCTCGCAAAACTGTAGCTACTCGTAAGCCTACAGCTAAGAAGACAACAATAGCTAAAAAGGCTCCAGTAAGAAAAGTTGCAGCTAAGAAGACTGTAGCTACTCGTAAGCCTTCAGTTTCAAGAACAACATCAACTAAGAAAACAGCCGTCGCGGCAAAAGCTGGAGTTTGTATGAAAAAACATAAACATACTGCAGCCTGTGGACGTACAGCTGCTTCTGGTGTAAAAGTTTGTGCTTCTACAACTAAAAGAAAAGCTCATCACAACCGCACTCGTACAGCGCATAGTTGGCGTCAACAGTTAATGAAGCTTGTTGCTAGATAA
- a CDS encoding leucyl aminopeptidase, which yields MVLLYSQASWDKRSKADALVLPFWTKNNKAQEAAVVDEDYKLVYQSALQNFSGKEGETSFLFGNSQTKEQRIILLGLGKIEEVSGSSILDAYAQVTIMLRKAKCKTVNVLLPTVSQLRSSVEEFLVNLSAGILSLNYNYPTYHKVDASLPFLEKVTVIGIVPKIGDKIFRKEESLFEGVYLTRDLVNTNADEVTPEKLAAVARGLAKEFSSLDVTVLDRKAILKEKMGLLAAVSKGAAVEPRFIVLNYQGKLKSKDRTVLIGKGVTFDSGGLDLKPGKAMVTMKEDMAGAATVLGIFSALAALELPINVTGIIPATENAIGSAAYKMGDVYVGMSGLSVEIGSTDAEGRLILADAITYALKYCDPTRIIDFATLTGAMVVSLGESVAGFFANNDVLARDLAEAAAETGEALWRMPLVEKYDRALHSDIADMKNIGSNRAGSITAALFLQRFLEEKSVAWAHLDIAGTAYHEKEELPYPKYATGFGVRCLVHYMEKFLSK from the coding sequence GTGGTGTTACTCTATTCTCAAGCAAGTTGGGATAAACGATCTAAGGCTGATGCCCTTGTTCTTCCTTTCTGGACAAAGAACAATAAGGCTCAAGAGGCTGCAGTTGTTGATGAGGACTACAAGCTTGTATATCAAAGCGCATTACAAAATTTTTCAGGGAAAGAAGGAGAAACCTCTTTTCTTTTTGGAAATTCTCAAACAAAAGAACAGAGAATCATTTTACTTGGTTTAGGGAAGATCGAGGAAGTTTCTGGAAGCTCCATTTTGGATGCTTATGCTCAAGTTACCATAATGTTAAGAAAGGCTAAATGTAAAACAGTAAATGTTTTACTTCCTACAGTTTCGCAATTACGTTCTTCTGTGGAAGAATTTTTAGTCAATCTTTCTGCAGGGATCCTTTCTCTGAATTACAATTATCCAACCTATCATAAAGTAGACGCTTCTTTGCCTTTTTTAGAAAAAGTCACAGTGATTGGTATTGTGCCTAAAATTGGCGACAAGATCTTTAGAAAAGAAGAGAGTCTGTTCGAGGGTGTTTATTTAACCAGAGATCTCGTGAATACCAATGCTGATGAGGTAACCCCAGAGAAGCTTGCTGCGGTTGCTAGAGGCTTGGCTAAAGAGTTTTCCAGTCTCGATGTCACGGTCCTTGACAGGAAGGCCATATTGAAGGAGAAAATGGGGTTGTTAGCGGCTGTTTCTAAAGGCGCTGCTGTTGAACCTCGTTTTATCGTTTTAAATTACCAAGGCAAGCTTAAATCTAAAGATAGAACGGTACTCATTGGTAAAGGAGTAACATTTGATTCTGGAGGATTGGATTTGAAGCCTGGTAAGGCGATGGTCACTATGAAGGAGGATATGGCAGGAGCTGCTACAGTTCTGGGGATCTTTTCCGCATTGGCGGCTTTAGAACTCCCTATCAATGTAACCGGGATTATCCCTGCTACAGAGAATGCAATTGGATCAGCTGCCTACAAAATGGGGGATGTGTATGTTGGAATGTCCGGACTCTCGGTAGAAATAGGAAGTACGGATGCTGAAGGGCGACTCATCTTGGCTGATGCAATTACCTACGCTTTGAAGTATTGTGATCCCACGAGAATCATCGATTTTGCAACTTTGACAGGAGCTATGGTTGTCTCTTTAGGAGAATCCGTCGCAGGATTTTTTGCGAACAATGACGTTTTGGCTAGAGATCTTGCAGAAGCAGCAGCTGAGACTGGAGAAGCTCTTTGGAGAATGCCCTTAGTAGAGAAGTATGACCGAGCTCTCCATTCAGATATTGCTGATATGAAAAATATAGGGAGTAATCGTGCTGGGTCGATTACCGCGGCATTATTTTTACAACGTTTTCTAGAGGAAAAATCCGTAGCGTGGGCGCATTTGGATATAGCAGGTACTGCTTATCACGAAAAAGAAGAACTTCCATATCCTAAGTATGCAACAGGGTTTGGTGTACGTTGTTTAGTTCATTATATGGAGAAATTCTTATCTAAATAA